One part of the Gossypium raimondii isolate GPD5lz chromosome 1, ASM2569854v1, whole genome shotgun sequence genome encodes these proteins:
- the LOC105786089 gene encoding uncharacterized protein LOC105786089 isoform X2, which yields MGNGAHGFMRTHKWRHSIGVFINVEASGTGGLDLVCQSGPGSWPSSVYAQSAIYPMAHSAAQAIYYLEKGGSVFVAAHTSAGKTVVAEYAFALASKLPLH from the exons ATGGGAAAT GGTGCACATGGTTTCATGAGGACACATAAATGGCGTCATTCCATAGGAGTTTTTATAAATGTGGAAGCATCTGGAACAGGAGGTCTTG ATCTAGTCTGCCAATCTGGACCTGGTTCTTGGCCTTCTTCCGTCTATGCTCAATCAGCAATTTATCCCATGGCACATAGTGCAGCCCAG GCTATTTATTATCTGGAAAAGGGGGGATCTGTTTTTGTGGCGGCACATACATCTGCTGGAAAGACAGTTGTAGCAGAATATGCATTTGCTTTGGCATCAAAATTAC CATTGCACTAG
- the LOC105786089 gene encoding uncharacterized protein LOC105786089 isoform X1 — protein MGNGAHGFMRTHKWRHSIGVFINVEASGTGGLDLVCQSGPGSWPSSVYAQSAIYPMAHSAAQVLLAIYYLEKGGSVFVAAHTSAGKTVVAEYAFALASKLPLH, from the exons ATGGGAAAT GGTGCACATGGTTTCATGAGGACACATAAATGGCGTCATTCCATAGGAGTTTTTATAAATGTGGAAGCATCTGGAACAGGAGGTCTTG ATCTAGTCTGCCAATCTGGACCTGGTTCTTGGCCTTCTTCCGTCTATGCTCAATCAGCAATTTATCCCATGGCACATAGTGCAGCCCAGGTTTTACTa GCTATTTATTATCTGGAAAAGGGGGGATCTGTTTTTGTGGCGGCACATACATCTGCTGGAAAGACAGTTGTAGCAGAATATGCATTTGCTTTGGCATCAAAATTAC CATTGCACTAG
- the LOC105786089 gene encoding uncharacterized protein LOC105786089 isoform X3: MRTHKWRHSIGVFINVEASGTGGLDLVCQSGPGSWPSSVYAQSAIYPMAHSAAQVLLAIYYLEKGGSVFVAAHTSAGKTVVAEYAFALASKLPLH; encoded by the exons ATGAGGACACATAAATGGCGTCATTCCATAGGAGTTTTTATAAATGTGGAAGCATCTGGAACAGGAGGTCTTG ATCTAGTCTGCCAATCTGGACCTGGTTCTTGGCCTTCTTCCGTCTATGCTCAATCAGCAATTTATCCCATGGCACATAGTGCAGCCCAGGTTTTACTa GCTATTTATTATCTGGAAAAGGGGGGATCTGTTTTTGTGGCGGCACATACATCTGCTGGAAAGACAGTTGTAGCAGAATATGCATTTGCTTTGGCATCAAAATTAC CATTGCACTAG